One genomic region from Lycorma delicatula isolate Av1 chromosome 1, ASM4794821v1, whole genome shotgun sequence encodes:
- the LOC142317859 gene encoding orexin receptor type 2-like gives MKFKITIMKAVHLFIIMFTTISLSSSMINNRSIRVEENFDIGDVDYIDPSVDEISEINLNVRSNRDTNVSDENGNSTDENQLLANCSNEYCVSDYEYIQMIEQHIFPSAPEWVLIALHCLVFCVGLVGNALVCVAVYRNRTMRTVTNYFIVNLAVADFMVILFCLPPTVVWDVTQTWFMGTLCCKIVLYFQVS, from the coding sequence aTAACAATTATGAAAGCCGTCCATTTATTCATCATTATGTTTACTACAATCTCTTTATCTTCATCAATGATTAATAATAGAAGCATTCGAGttgaagaaaattttgatatagGAGACGTAGATTATATTGATCCTTCTGTTGATGAGATATCAGAAATAAACTTAAACGTTAGGTCTAATCGGGATACGAATGTATCGGATGAGAACGGTAATTCAACCGATGAAAATCAACTGTTAGCAAATTGTTCGAATGAATATTGTGTTAGTGACTACGAATACATTCAGATGATCGAACAGCACATATTTCCATCGGCACCTGAATGGGTACTGATAGCTTTACATTGTCTCGTATTTTGTGTCGGTTTAGTGGGAAATGCATTGGTATGTGTAGCGGTGTATAGGAACAGGACAATGAGGACGGTCACTAATTATTTTATCGTGAATTTGGCTGTCGCTGATTTTATGGTCATATTGTTTTGTCTTCCGCCAACTGTTGTATGGGATGTTACACAAACCTGGTTTATGGGAACTTTATGTTGCAAGATTGTACTATATTTTCAGgtaagttga